The segment TCACGCATTTCCAAAACCACATCAAACATGTCAAGTATGGCAGAGTCTGATTCATGCAAGATGGTGATGATAAGTTTGTCCTCCAGCTGCAAGAGGTTGGTCAAAACCTGCTTGGTCAGGGCAGGATCTAAATGAGCGGGCGGTTCATCCAAGAGCAAGACATCCTTACCACTCATCAAGGCACGGAGCAGGCACAGGACATTTTTCTCGCCTCCACTCAAGAGACTGGGGTCTGTTGTTGTACGCAAGGTGTCCTGTAAACTCATTGGCAAGCTCCTTAACAAGCCAAGCATGACATCTCTTCCCTTCTCATAGGTTCCAAAAACAGACACATTGCTTTCAAAATCGGTATGGTAAAGATGCTCAAACTGGCTGAGATAGAAGGCGGTAGCTGCTTCCATTTCATGCAAAACATCGTTTTCCAGATAGGAAACACTCCCCTTGTCCAGAGCCAGTTCTCCTGCCAACACTCGTAAAAAAGTGGATTTTCCACTGGCTGACGGACCAATGATGGCATACTTTTTCCCCTTGTCAAACCGATAGGAAAAATCTGCTACCGCTAATTCTCCCACATGATAGGCCACGTCCCTGACTTCCAAGGCTGTCACATTGGGATAGCTTGGTACTTGCTCAGACAAGACCTGACCAGCAAGATAACCTTCTAAATTGGCAACCGTTTCCTTGGTCGAATGGATATAATTGACATCCATGAGGATGTATTTCATGGGATAGATGAAATTTTCAACATAGCTGAAGGTTGCAATGGCAGCACCGATGGTCAACTCTTTTTGCAGCAAGAGATAGCCGACCAAGCCAAAAGCCGTTAATTGCACCAAAAACATGGAAAATCCATTGACAACATTGGCCAGGGTTTTGAATTGCCCAAAGCGAAAACGAGCCTGTTCACTTTCTTCTACCGACCGATGGTGGACACGACTGATGGAGCCGAAGGTTTCACTATTAACGCGGTTCTTAGCAGAAAAGAGGTCAGTCACCACCTGAAAATAACTTTCCAAACTCTGTAAAAATGCCCGCTGACGCTGAGAAAGAGGACCTGAAATCCATTTAGGAATGAAAACCGCCAAGGCAGACGACAGAATAATCCCAACCGCAATCAGCGGATGAACAAAGAGAAAGAGGGAAACCGCATAGATGACCATGCTCAAACTAGAGCGGATAATGTCCATGAGGGGACTCAGGTAACTCTCCTCAATGGTTTCCAAATCGTTGTCAAAAATGGATAGATAGGCAGAGACATTCTTCTCTGAAAATTTGGATAAAGGCTGTGATAACAAGCTGTTTGCCAGGCCTTTTTAGCATTGACATAGAAGCCCTGAGACACCTTCCACTCATAAACCTGGGAAATGTACTGAAAGACTGATACTCAATGAAAATCAAAATCAGACTAGCTCCAAAGGTTTGGGGAACCTTTGGAGGTTGGAGATAGAGCGAACGTAGTTCGTTTCTACTTACGCAGATAGAACCCTGTTCTATTTTGTTTCAAGTCAACAACGTCTGATTTTGATTTTCGAAGAGTATGAATTAGCAATGATGGTCAAAGCGTAGGCCAACAAGAGCCAGACAAGCCCTGTCCAGCCCATCTGAAAAATATGATCAAAAAGATACTTATTTAACTCCGGCAAAGCGACATTGGTCAAACTATATAAGATATGGAAAATCAACTGAATGGCAATAACAGACCTCAATTGATAGATGATTTTTTTCATAACTCCTCCTAGATAGGAACAATCTGACAAAAATTAATTGCTCTCCCCAATCCGTACCACCCCATCATAACGGCTAAGGACCTCATCGGACACGCGGTGGGAAATATGAATGAGCGTCTTATCAGCTAGAGAGGTAAGGTAGGCTTCAATCACTGCATAGGTTTCCTGATCCAAGGCAGACAGACTTTCATCCAGCAACAAGACATCCTTATCTTGCAGCAAGGCACGAATCAAGAGTAGGCGCTGCTTTTGTCCGCCAGACAGTCCGCTATCATCACTAATTTCCTCGCTCAAAGAAGCATAACTTGGGAAACGACTGATATGTAAAGCCCTTTGTCAAGTAAAAACAATCGAACTGATTAAAAAATGAAAAGTATCTAGAAAGAGCCTAGTTCTTAGCTTCGGGCATTGGCCACTCTGATATTCGTGGATTGGTTACCTACAGGTCAATGGTTCTGCCGCGAGTCCTACTCTCTATAAGCGTGGATCACAATTGTGCCACTTAGTCGTTTCGTAGATGACTCAAACCTTGAAGTCCTAAACTCCTTCAAGATACTTTCCATTCAAACATGATTTCAATCCTTATTTCTGTCCAAATTCACCCAGTGATTTTGGATAGAAATAGGGATTCCTCATCGCTCTGCGATGATAAAACTTAATGGTCAAAAGTGTACATGAAAACAAGCGCTAACTTCAAGCTATTCTTCCTGTCATCATCCCCCAAATAAAACCAGACAATTCTCGTGCAATAGCTGTTTTAGCAACATTTTGTTTCTTATTTTTTCCTAGAACAAGTGTGCGATAACGTCTTCTTAAGCGTTCATTAGCCTTATCCGCATAAGCAATCACCTCCACTCGGTTTCCACTTTGTCTCCTTTTCAATTCTTTGGATTTATACCCAATCGTCCCCTTAGCCAATGATTGTGCAGCTTCTATCAGAAGTCGTCTCACATGGCTATTCCCAGCTTTGGTGATAGCACCTCTTCTCTCCTTGTCGCCGCTAGAATTTTCGCTAGGAGTTAGCCCAAGATAAGAAGCAAAATGTTGAGCTGTCGCAAAGCGATTAAAATCACCGATTTCTGTCACAATGGAAAGAGCAGTTAGTGTTTTAATGCCAATAAAGCAAGAAAGCCGTGAGACCTTCTCTTGATAACTGTCGCTTTGACCCAGTTGCTCAATTCGTGCATCATACCGTTCTATTTGATCTACTAATTTCTCATAGGTCAATAGATATTCTGTCAAAATCTCTGCGTAAAGTCCCTCAGGTTTTAGGGAACGGAGCCAGCGAACATGTTTCTGTGTCCAATTACTGCTTCCCTCGGTATAGCGAAAATCATGTCGGAGACAGAAGGCAAGAATTTGTTGTTTGATTTTCTTCAGAGCCACTTTGTGGTCTGTTCTCATACGGATATATTCTTTGACTTGTTCATCCTCAGCAGTAGGAATATGAACAGGCTGATAGCTACGAAAGGCCAGAGCTTTTGCGAGCTGAGCCGCATCTTTCTTATCAGTCTTAACACGCTTAGATCCTTCCTTCATTACCGTTGTAGGTGCCATCACGATACAGGGAATCCCGTGAGCTTGTAGCTGGTGATATAGGGTAAATCCGAGGCATCCAGCTTCGTAGCCACATAACACTTCTGCATCTTGACCATATAAACGACGAAGCTCATTCACATAGTTCACAATATAGCTAACATTTGGACCAACTTTAGTGCTATGTTTGAATTGATTCGCCATCATATCATAATAGCAGAGTGAAAAACTTTCTTTGTGAACATCCATTCCGATGAAAAGTGTGGTAAAATGAAACATATAAGACCTCCAATTGAGTGTGGTAATTCCTGTTAGAAGTTGATTGTTTTTTTATTCTAGTGTACAGGTAAATCCACGAATTCTCAACTGGGGGTCTTTACATATTGTCTATCAAGGTTCATGGTCTTAATGAGAAACATCAGCCTATCTTCTGAAACCTCCCGTCCCATGGTCAAGTTGTAAAGAACAGTATCATGGAAAAGGGCTCCCTCTTGTGGCAAATAGGCAATCTTGTCTTGAATGGCTTGGTAGGACAAGTCTAATAGAGAGGTTTTATCAAAGTAAATATCCCCTGCTTGCAGTTGGCTATTCTTGGTTAAAATAAGAGCCAAGGAAGATTTGCCAGAACCACTTTCCCCAAGAATTAAATACTTCTTGCCACGTTCAAACGCTACGGTCAGGTCTTCAAAGACCTGTTTCTCACCGACAGCATAACTAGCCTTGACCAGTTGCATGCTCTGGAAAGCTGAAGCTAGTTCCTGTCCCTTCGTTTCTTGACCCAGAGTAGATGGCTCAAACTCTTGCTTCAATTTCTTAACGGCATGCCTGTCCAAAAAGGCTGCCGCAATGCTGTTAATGGGATCCACCAACTGCTCTGAAATGGTCAGAATAGCTGTCAAGCCACCGATGGTCAAGGCCCCAGAAAAAACCTGAAAACCACCAATAAAGATAATCGAAAGCGTGGTCAGATAAAAGACCAAACCGACTAAGAGCCGCATGGTTACTGTCGTTCGATTGGCCTGATTGACCTTGTCATTGACTGCTTGATAGCAATCATTCAGCCCATCTAAAACTTGCTGTCTTTGGCAGCTATTTTTCACTTGCAAATAACTCAGAAGATATCTGAAACCCTTGTATTATAGACCTGCTGACTGTCCGAAATCGCCTCCTGATTGAGCCTTCTCCGCTTTTTAAACAAATAGGGAATCACAACTGGCAAGAATGAGATCAGAACCAAGAAAATAGCGGTCAGACCATCCAAGCTAAGCAAGGCCAAACTGGCAATGCCAAAGGTACAAGCACCTTGAAAAATCGTAAAGAAGGCGTCGTAATAATCTTCTTTCACCGTCTCCAAATCATTATTGAGCTGGGAAATATAGGCCCCTGCCCCCTGGTCAACAAACTGCCTAAAAGGTAAATCAAAAATTTTCCCAATAAAGGTCGCCTGCAATTGGAAACCTACTTGATTGAGATAGCTGACATTGGCAATCTGACGAATGTATTCAAAAACCAGCATGACAAGGATAGTTAGCCCCATCAGCACAAAATAGGACACAAAGGCCTGTCTATCTCCAGCTGCAATAGCATCAATAATATAGCGATATTGGTACAGAAAGCCAACATTTAGCAGGGCTACTGCAAAAATACAAGATAAGGTTAGCCAAAAATTCCTCTTTTTCATTTCTCCTCCACCGTTTGATAGAATTCTAAGCAAACATTTGGTCGCTTTCATCTATATTATAGAATAGGAATTGGAGACGATTTTATTTGTCCCCTATATGCAACTATTTCTCGTTCACTATTTTTTCAAGTATCGTTTCATACCAATCTGCTATATTCTGGCTATCGACCGCTCGTAAAAGTCCAATACACTTTCTCATCTCCAAAATAGCATTAGAAGTTCCGGTATTTTGATAATCATAAAAAGCCTTACCAAATTTAAACAAAATCCGTTCAAAAATTTCCGTTTCATCGAAAAATAGACCTTTGATGGTCTTTTCAAGAAAGATTGCGTCGACAAGTTCCTTATGTTGAACGCTGACGAGATAGGCACTAAGTAAAATTTGAGAAACTGCCAATCGATGTAGTTTCATTTCACGATAAAACTGTGTACGACCAATTAGTTCCCTGCAAAAAAGCATCATAGTCTGGTGTTCTAATTCATCCATGGTATTGGCAAATAGCAAGAGCTCGTAATAACTCCAGTTGTCCACTTGAAATAAGTAATCCGTTAAAAAGGCTGTATCTTCTTTCGAAACAACTACTGTCTTATCTAAGTCGCTCAGTTTATACGCGATTAAAATAGCATTCAACCGATGAAACTCCCTACGAGAATCTCTTTCTGCTTTTGCTAATTGTTCAGACAAGATTTTCTTTATGGTTACAACATCTCTGATATAGATGGATTGTTTTAGTTGTTCCAAAATTCTAGTCAGCTCATCTTTTTTGAAATCCTGACTGGCATACACGAACTCGTCCACATCCACATTCATTTCTGCCAGCACACCAAATAATTTACTAACAGTAATGTCGGATTCTCCATTTTCAAACCGAGAAAGTTGAGAAGTAGAAATATGTCCCTTGGCGACCTCCGCCAAACTCTTCCCCTTTCCCTCTCTTATCAATTTTAATGTCCTACCAAAACGATTCATGCTTTACCTCTACACTCACGATTAAAAAATCATTTGTAAACATAATTATTATACCACAACTTCCCATATTTGTGTATGTTTTCACATAAAGAAGAAACCAAGCCAGCTATCTGACTTGGTCATATTTTTATTCTGTCGTTTCAGTCGCTACTTTGAAAAAATCTTTGTATTTCAAAAGGTAGCCTTTTCCTGTGGATAGGTCATATTGGACCAGTTTGAGCTCTTCTGCAACTTTCGCATCTCGCTCAGCCTGTCCTACTCGGTCCTTATGGAGCACTTCTGTCAAGAGGGCATAGTAAGGACTGACCTTGTTGTTGGTCGTCTCCAGCATCAGTGCATTCATGTCGCTAGAATTGACCAAATCATAATGGTAGTCTTCTGTTTCAAAATTACTCCACACGAAATAATCTGTCTTATACTGCGCGCTTGGGTCCGTCACGAAAGCAGACTCTGGATACAAACCTGGTAGGTGGTCACCGTAAAAAACAACTGTCACTTTCTTATCCAAGGTCTTAAGCTGGTCTAGAAAATCCCTTGTTGCCTGATCCGTAAAGGATAGGAGGCGAACATAGCTGGTCAAGTTTTCATTTTCCTCAGCCGTGAAGCCCTCACCCGAAGCTGTAATACTTGCAGGCTCAGCAGAGTTCCACTGCACATGGTTTTGCATGGTAATGGCAGAAACGAATGTATTTGTTCCTGAACGCACCTGATCCAAAATCAAATCATAGGTCTTCTTGTCACTGACAAAATTCCCCTGATAATCTTCAGCCGTCACTGCAAGTGGATAGTTGGCACTATTAAGAGTATAGAACTGTTCAATCCCCAACTGTTTATAGATAGAATTACGATTGTAACTGGTATCAAAGTAGGGGTGAATAGCCACACGACTATCTGCTGGATAGAGGTCGCTGATACTTGGCAACTTCTTCATATTTGGTGCCACATCCAGATAGACAGATGAAATAGAAGAGTTATAATTGTAAAGTGGTAAACCACTATAAACCTGAAACTCGATATTGGCAGTCCCACCACCATAGTGGTCACTCTTCATCAAGCCACTGGTAGTCTGGCTCATGATGTACTCAATATTTGGTAGAACATTTTGGCTGAGGGTTACACCGGGAATCCGACGAGGGTCAGCCAAGCTCTCACTAAGAATGTAGATAACCGTCTGGTCAGTCAATTGACCTGTCCGCTCTGCATTGATTTCCTCAGCCAAGGCAGTGTATTTCTTCACAATGGCCTTCATGGTCTTCTCAGAGTAATTCTCAGGCATTTCCATACTGGTCTTGCTGAGCTGCTGCAACCAGAGGAATGAAAGAGTGCGATAACGAGCCACAAAGGCGTAGCCCTTCCAGTCTACGTTACGCCAGTTATTGACCTGAGAAAGAATAGGAATCCAGCCAGCAATCTTATGGTCTTTTTCATTGCGAATAGCCCACCCCATTCCCAAAATCAAGGACACAATGACTGAAATCCCTGCCAACCGTTTCCAGATAGAAGCGACAATCCTTCCTTGGAAGTAGTTCTTATGAATTTTCCGATAAAGAAAGAACAGAAGAACTAAAAAGAATAGCGATATGAGCACAACACGCAGACTGATAAAGCTGAGAATCATTCCCAAGTTCCCGACCCACTTGAAATCATTGGGAGTCAATGGCTCCGAACGGTAGCGGAATTTTAGGAAATTGGCCGTAACCAAAATGACGTTTAGACTAGCAATCACGGCAACAGATAAGATTTGGCGATTGATAACTAGGCTAATGATGACATTGAGGAAAAAGAGGCAGGCAATCTGGAAGACAATAGCCCCTGGAAAGAGATGACGTGTGAAATAAGAACCCGTTCCCCCAGCCATAGAAGCCTGATAACCGATATGCGACAACATAGCCAGAGCCAGACTGATAAAGAGCATACTGTGAACGTTGGTCCGATTGGCCTTAAACTCTACAAATGCCTTATGAAGATAGCGAAGAAAAATGTAGGTCCCTATAAAATGAATAGGTGCAAACAGCGGTGTCTGGCTGAAAAACTCTATGTAAGAACCTTTCTCAACCAAACTCTCATAATGGCTATCTTTCCAGTAAGATATGGCGAGAGGACTGAGCGAGAGTAAGCTGGTCAAGAGCAAATAGCCATCTGGTACCAAGTGATTGGCTGACCACTGGCTTAATTTTTCTCGAATTCCCGTCTTCTTCCGCCACAAAAATGCCAATAATACAGGAAGAGCCAACATCAATAGAAGTTCAAATTGAAAGAGATTATTACGGAAAATATTCCAGGGTTGAT is part of the Streptococcus suis genome and harbors:
- a CDS encoding ABC transporter ATP-binding protein, with product MKNSCQRQQVLDGLNDCYQAVNDKVNQANRTTVTMRLLVGLVFYLTTLSIIFIGGFQVFSGALTIGGLTAILTISEQLVDPINSIAAAFLDRHAVKKLKQEFEPSTLGQETKGQELASAFQSMQLVKASYAVGEKQVFEDLTVAFERGKKYLILGESGSGKSSLALILTKNSQLQAGDIYFDKTSLLDLSYQAIQDKIAYLPQEGALFHDTVLYNLTMGREVSEDRLMFLIKTMNLDRQYVKTPS
- a CDS encoding ATP-binding cassette domain-containing protein; the encoded protein is MSEEISDDSGLSGGQKQRLLLIRALLQDKDVLLLDESLSALDQETYAVIEAYLTSLADKTLIHISHRVSDEVLSRYDGVVRIGESN
- a CDS encoding ABC transporter transmembrane domain-containing protein gives rise to the protein MKKRNFWLTLSCIFAVALLNVGFLYQYRYIIDAIAAGDRQAFVSYFVLMGLTILVMLVFEYIRQIANVSYLNQVGFQLQATFIGKIFDLPFRQFVDQGAGAYISQLNNDLETVKEDYYDAFFTIFQGACTFGIASLALLSLDGLTAIFLVLISFLPVVIPYLFKKRRRLNQEAISDSQQVYNTRVSDIF
- a CDS encoding LTA synthase family protein, whose amino-acid sequence is MKQINPKASKQFILVMIMTILLAMGRALLLSGVSFPLWLVPLPLLAYLIFTFYILVLLDKYEQFIKTKSFAKYVGCFLGFLYLVNLVYRLNAKKYQPWNIFRNNLFQFELLLMLALPVLLAFLWRKKTGIREKLSQWSANHLVPDGYLLLTSLLSLSPLAISYWKDSHYESLVEKGSYIEFFSQTPLFAPIHFIGTYIFLRYLHKAFVEFKANRTNVHSMLFISLALAMLSHIGYQASMAGGTGSYFTRHLFPGAIVFQIACLFFLNVIISLVINRQILSVAVIASLNVILVTANFLKFRYRSEPLTPNDFKWVGNLGMILSFISLRVVLISLFFLVLLFFLYRKIHKNYFQGRIVASIWKRLAGISVIVSLILGMGWAIRNEKDHKIAGWIPILSQVNNWRNVDWKGYAFVARYRTLSFLWLQQLSKTSMEMPENYSEKTMKAIVKKYTALAEEINAERTGQLTDQTVIYILSESLADPRRIPGVTLSQNVLPNIEYIMSQTTSGLMKSDHYGGGTANIEFQVYSGLPLYNYNSSISSVYLDVAPNMKKLPSISDLYPADSRVAIHPYFDTSYNRNSIYKQLGIEQFYTLNSANYPLAVTAEDYQGNFVSDKKTYDLILDQVRSGTNTFVSAITMQNHVQWNSAEPASITASGEGFTAEENENLTSYVRLLSFTDQATRDFLDQLKTLDKKVTVVFYGDHLPGLYPESAFVTDPSAQYKTDYFVWSNFETEDYHYDLVNSSDMNALMLETTNNKVSPYYALLTEVLHKDRVGQAERDAKVAEELKLVQYDLSTGKGYLLKYKDFFKVATETTE
- a CDS encoding helix-turn-helix domain-containing protein, with amino-acid sequence MNRFGRTLKLIREGKGKSLAEVAKGHISTSQLSRFENGESDITVSKLFGVLAEMNVDVDEFVYASQDFKKDELTRILEQLKQSIYIRDVVTIKKILSEQLAKAERDSRREFHRLNAILIAYKLSDLDKTVVVSKEDTAFLTDYLFQVDNWSYYELLLFANTMDELEHQTMMLFCRELIGRTQFYREMKLHRLAVSQILLSAYLVSVQHKELVDAIFLEKTIKGLFFDETEIFERILFKFGKAFYDYQNTGTSNAILEMRKCIGLLRAVDSQNIADWYETILEKIVNEK
- a CDS encoding IS110 family transposase, with product MFHFTTLFIGMDVHKESFSLCYYDMMANQFKHSTKVGPNVSYIVNYVNELRRLYGQDAEVLCGYEAGCLGFTLYHQLQAHGIPCIVMAPTTVMKEGSKRVKTDKKDAAQLAKALAFRSYQPVHIPTAEDEQVKEYIRMRTDHKVALKKIKQQILAFCLRHDFRYTEGSSNWTQKHVRWLRSLKPEGLYAEILTEYLLTYEKLVDQIERYDARIEQLGQSDSYQEKVSRLSCFIGIKTLTALSIVTEIGDFNRFATAQHFASYLGLTPSENSSGDKERRGAITKAGNSHVRRLLIEAAQSLAKGTIGYKSKELKRRQSGNRVEVIAYADKANERLRRRYRTLVLGKNKKQNVAKTAIARELSGFIWGMMTGRIA
- a CDS encoding ATP-binding cassette domain-containing protein, which gives rise to MLSQPLSKFSEKNVSAYLSIFDNDLETIEESYLSPLMDIIRSSLSMVIYAVSLFLFVHPLIAVGIILSSALAVFIPKWISGPLSQRQRAFLQSLESYFQVVTDLFSAKNRVNSETFGSISRVHHRSVEESEQARFRFGQFKTLANVVNGFSMFLVQLTAFGLVGYLLLQKELTIGAAIATFSYVENFIYPMKYILMDVNYIHSTKETVANLEGYLAGQVLSEQVPSYPNVTALEVRDVAYHVGELAVADFSYRFDKGKKYAIIGPSASGKSTFLRVLAGELALDKGSVSYLENDVLHEMEAATAFYLSQFEHLYHTDFESNVSVFGTYEKGRDVMLGLLRSLPMSLQDTLRTTTDPSLLSGGEKNVLCLLRALMSGKDVLLLDEPPAHLDPALTKQVLTNLLQLEDKLIITILHESDSAILDMFDVVLEMRDGKLREKI